In a genomic window of Rhopalosiphum maidis isolate BTI-1 chromosome 4, ASM367621v3, whole genome shotgun sequence:
- the LOC113560543 gene encoding zinc finger SWIM domain-containing protein 7-like: MTSRLLPAIVHEVLDNIRKDYEQRSCIEELLLSLNSVFGSTLTEHALELIDDGSVFLIISHQRSIFQIVGSRGDIYTIMETANFCTCNFFKHQVLKDKALCCKHFLAAKVALILGSFKTKNETPEGITSIMISAYGNQEF, encoded by the coding sequence atgactaGTAGGTTACTACCTGCAATAGTCCATGAAGTATTGGATAATATAAGAAAGGATTATGAACAACGATCTTGTAttgaagaattattattaagcttGAACTCAGTTTTTGGTTCGACATTAACTGAACATGCTCTTGAACTAATTGATGATGGTagcgtatttttaattataagtcaTCAGCGAagtatatttcaaatagttGGTTCAAGAGgtgatatttatacaataatggaAACAGCTAATTTTTGCACatgtaacttttttaaacaccAAGTATTGAAAGATAAAGCATTGTgttgcaaacattttttagctGCTAAAGTAGCGTTAATTTTAGGAAGCTTCAAAACCAAAAATGAGACACCTGAAGGTATAACTTCAATTATGATTTCTGCATATGGTAATCaagaattttaa